In one window of Longimicrobium sp. DNA:
- a CDS encoding AAA family ATPase, producing the protein PTQAQRTGVSRIIAIANQKGGVGKTTTAINLGACLAVAEKKTLVVDTDPQGNATSGLGIDKDEVERSIYDVLTDDASLADVIVPGVHFPYLDVVPATRDLVGAEVELVSRRNRETILRKAMAAVKDRYDYVLIDCPPSLGLLTLNTLAAADSVLIPIQCEFYALEGLSQLLNTVTVVQKNLNPQLQIEGVLLTMYDGRLNLSRQVADEAKEYFGPKVYRTTIPRNVRIAEAPSFGKPIVLYDILSVGAKSYLSLAREVIARERKGKAAPPEPEPAAAAGGE; encoded by the coding sequence CCCCACCCAGGCTCAGAGGACGGGCGTGTCGCGCATCATCGCCATCGCGAACCAGAAGGGCGGCGTCGGCAAGACCACCACGGCCATCAACCTGGGGGCGTGCCTGGCCGTCGCCGAGAAGAAGACGCTCGTCGTGGACACCGACCCGCAGGGCAACGCCACCAGCGGGCTCGGGATCGACAAGGACGAGGTGGAGAGGTCGATCTACGACGTCCTCACCGACGACGCGTCGCTGGCCGACGTGATCGTCCCCGGGGTGCACTTCCCCTACCTGGACGTGGTCCCCGCCACGCGCGACCTGGTGGGCGCCGAGGTGGAGCTGGTCAGCCGCCGCAACCGCGAGACCATCCTGCGCAAGGCCATGGCGGCGGTGAAGGACCGCTACGACTACGTCCTCATCGACTGCCCGCCCTCGCTCGGCCTGCTCACGCTCAACACCCTGGCCGCCGCCGACAGCGTGCTGATCCCGATCCAGTGCGAGTTCTACGCGCTGGAAGGGCTGTCGCAGCTGCTGAACACCGTGACCGTGGTGCAGAAGAACCTGAACCCCCAGCTGCAGATCGAGGGGGTGCTGCTCACCATGTACGACGGGCGGCTGAACCTGTCGCGCCAGGTGGCCGACGAGGCGAAGGAGTACTTCGGGCCCAAGGTGTACCGCACCACCATCCCCCGCAACGTGCGCATCGCCGAGGCGCCCAGCTTCGGCAAGCCGATCGTGCTGTACGACATCCTCTCGGTGGGCGCCAAGAGCTACCTGTCGCTGGCCCGCGAGGTGATCGCCCGCGAGCGCAAGGGGAAGGCGGCGCCCCCCGAGCCCGAGCCGGCGGCCGCGGCCGGGGGAGAGTAG
- a CDS encoding ParB/RepB/Spo0J family partition protein: MASKKPRLGKGLSALLGEFSTGTEEAIATGEGVREVPTARIAPNPFQPRREFSPEQLAELEESIRKNGLLQPLVVRRARPGAPDGAEWELIAGERRWRAVRRLGWTHVPVVVREIDDRAMLVLAIVENVQRAELSPLEEAAGYRQLIEEFGYTQAEVAESVGRERSTIANLLRLLQLPASVQRMVSEGDLSMGHARALLGLESEREMADLARQAAEQGMSVRTVEERVRGLRGGAPGEARGSAPLRDPSGDPHVRHLEAELQRKLGTPARIRVLAGKSGRIEIPFYNADDFDRVLELILGLEEER, encoded by the coding sequence GTGGCCTCCAAGAAGCCCCGGCTGGGGAAGGGGCTCTCCGCGCTCCTGGGCGAGTTCTCGACGGGCACCGAGGAGGCGATCGCCACCGGCGAGGGGGTGCGCGAGGTCCCCACCGCGCGCATCGCCCCCAACCCGTTCCAGCCCCGCCGCGAGTTCAGCCCCGAGCAGCTGGCGGAGCTGGAGGAGTCGATCCGCAAGAACGGGCTCCTCCAGCCGCTGGTGGTGCGCCGCGCCCGCCCGGGCGCCCCCGACGGGGCCGAGTGGGAGCTGATCGCGGGGGAGCGGCGCTGGCGGGCGGTGCGGAGGCTGGGGTGGACGCACGTGCCCGTGGTGGTGCGCGAGATCGACGACCGCGCCATGCTGGTGCTGGCCATCGTCGAGAACGTGCAGCGCGCCGAGCTCTCGCCGCTGGAGGAGGCGGCCGGCTACCGGCAGCTCATCGAGGAGTTCGGCTACACGCAGGCCGAGGTGGCCGAGAGCGTGGGCCGCGAGCGCTCCACCATCGCCAACCTGCTGCGCCTGCTGCAGCTGCCGGCCTCGGTGCAGCGGATGGTGAGCGAGGGCGACCTGTCGATGGGGCACGCCCGCGCGCTGCTGGGGCTGGAGAGCGAGCGCGAGATGGCCGACCTGGCGCGCCAGGCCGCCGAGCAGGGGATGTCGGTGCGCACGGTGGAGGAGCGGGTGCGCGGCCTGCGCGGGGGCGCCCCCGGCGAGGCCAGGGGGAGCGCGCCGCTGCGCGACCCCTCGGGCGACCCGCACGTGCGCCACCTGGAGGCCGAGCTGCAGCGCAAGCTGGGGACCCCGGCCCGCATCCGGGTGCTGGCGGGAAAGAGCGGGCGCATCGAGATCCCGTTCTACAACGCCGACGACTTCGACCGGGTGCTGGAGCTGATCCTGGGGTTGGAAGAGGAACGGTAG